TATCTCATCCGTGGCTTTCTTtgaatgtattttatatgtataatatatattttatgcgTGGTAATTTTCACTTTAGAAATTAACTTTTATCACGACCGGTAGGATTACCTAACACAATAAGAACGTGTAATACAAGTACGGGAAACTgaatacagacatgatataaaCCAACTCAGCTGAGTCATGTTTTACTAAAGTAAACAGGCATCACTGTATATTTAACATATCCATGCGTCATAGTAGATTTTACGGAATTTATACAAACAACTAGTTTATCATTAAATTAAAACCTGTGTCTGAATATTCCTTTTTTCACCTTAGTACTTTATTTGAAATGGTTTCTTATTTTGATGTTCATTTATCTCATATCAACAAATCTTACTGTCATAGCTGGTATAAGTTAATTTGATCAAATAACAGGTAAAGTCTAATAAATCCTCCAATGTTGACGTAAGTATTGTATAAcgttattatgaattttatttagATTTAATACATCAATTTTGGTTAAGGAATGAAACTCATTCTCACAACATTGATGTAAATTATTCACACAAAATACGTTTACGTCTAATATTCAATTTTATACTATCTTATATAAACCAGCTATCATACCACTCAATTATAAGCAAACATTGATCAAGAGTCCTTCGTAGTCAGTGCATTCGTGACTggaatatattatatcaatgtacaCAGCATCTTCACAAAACATATACCGCTTTGTGACCGTGCTTACCCAGGTGTGCTATACCCATAATATGATCCGCACGGGTAGCCAGGTAATATAGCAATGACGCATCATTACCTGTACTGCTTTTGGAGGGTGGACGCATTGGATCTTAGTTTCGTACAGGTGAGTGTCTGAACATGATATGGTCAAGCTGCCTTTGTAGACATCAACGAATAGATATTGTTGCACATATTCATAATCAAGCACACGAGTATTGTCATCACACAAAGCGACTGTTACCCATAACaggttatatatctattttttcatCTTATCTTTCACGTAGTTAACCTACCAAGGTAGAAAAAATCGATAATTGCTAACCAATGAATTTCAGCTTTAAAACAGGCACGAACTTGTAcaacaaataatgtaaacacctatatatatatatatataccatataatgTAACATAACATAAAGTGTGCAACTCAGAAATCGTAATATTGATTATTGGTTTCCGACGTCACTGATGCTATTTTGAAAATGAGATTAGAAGCATGCCAGGCATTGAATAAGATAAATTAGTGTCGGTTAATCGTGAGTTTCCATGGAAACGTTGTTTGGTAATTAGGTTTACCTTTGTACACTTTATTATTTATGTTTACAGTCCCATTTCTCAAAATGGCGACGTGGATGATTCTATTTCTGGCAGGGGAAGGTCTTCGTGACATTTAATGTCGTGTAATTTAgtaaaagtattttaaaagtCTAGTTACTGATGGCAGTGTTTATGGACAGGTAAGTCATCCGTAAAAGGACTTAACCGAAGGGCTTGGTACAATTTCAGTCGACTACCAATGATCTGCCATATCTGCAGGATAtgacaagggagacaattccAAGTCTTAACCTTATGTTTTTTCCGCATGACAAGTAATTGCGTGGTGGATTTGATTCGGATAAAAAGATAGGTATTTGTTAAGGTTTAGTTTAATATGTAGCCAGAGTACGGAAAAATACATTGTGGAAACAGTTGACGCTATGGTTAATGGTACAGCTAATGATATACTATTATGGAACACTATAGGATATAAAGTCTgtgaattgatatatattaattgtattatatcatttatccatatattgatgtttttagCGTTATACGTGtataatttcatcaatatataattttatttggaTATCATGTTATTTTTTATGCTTTGATTTGTTCATagtatttaatgattttatttggtCATTTATATGATTAATGCTATCGTTAGTTGTTTagtttatatcataatgttatacgttatcattgttataaaaTTAGGTTTTCATTAggatttcatcaatatttaatgGCTTATATGGCTGTAATCGTTGTATCATATCGTTATACCATATTGTTATACCATATCCTTATACCATATCCTTATACCATATCGTCATACCATATTGTTATACCATATCCTTATACCATATCCTTATACCATATCGTCATACCATATTGTTATACCATATCCTTATACCATATTGTCATACCATATCGTTATACAATATCGTTATACCATATCGTCATACCATATTGTTATACCATATCCTTATACCATATCCTTATACCATATCTTCATACCATATTGttataccatatcattataccaTATTGTCATACCATATCGTTATACAATATCGTTATACCATATCGTCATACCATATTGTTATACCATATCCTTATACCATATCGTCATACCATATCGTTATACCATATCCTTATACCATATCTTCATACCATATTGttataccatatcattataccaTATTGTCATACCATATCGTTATACCATATTGTTATACCATATCGTCATACCATATTGTTATACCATATCGTTATACCATATTGTTATACCATATCGTTATACCTTATCGTTATTAACAGTGTTCTTCCTGAAAGACGCTTAAGCGGTTAAAAATCTATGACTTTCTCTAATTCCTCATTATTGCATACTGGCAAAGACCGGTTTAATAACGTCATAGTTATCAATGAATAAAGGAACATATGGTTAGATTTGTATCTTATAACCGAAGTGAGAGGGATTAAATcaatttggttcaaattataCACTTTTTGTTAATtactaaattaaaaaattagCACAAACAATTTCTAAAAAGttcaaaacaaacatttgagTAAAAAACTAAAAAAGTGAACGTGATTTCAGATTTTTCAATAtcgataaaatgaaaattgatgaattgTGTAAATAAACAGTCTGAAAGGATGTATAAGATCGTATGAATTGTCATATCATATCGTTAGGGTTGATGACGCTGTGATGGGTTTGAGTCCCACATAGCTTTGCATTCTTCCTTAGATTAGTTTTTTGTATGTACCCCTTTATATTGGCAcatctaataaagtatataccTGACATGTTAGTCGTAACTTTTCGGAAATCAAATGCATtaagaaaattaatgaaatataaagtttatttattttacatcaatttcGAGATAAGtgatatcaacttatatcaatcaatCCCTGAGgggtgttactgtaggaggaaaccGGGGTACCCCAGGAAACCCCGGTAGCGGTTTTAATAACTTATGGTTGCATggatgaattatttttttcgttgtttcagaaataaaaaaatccaaaaatgcTGTTGTTGATGATATTCGTCCTGTTAGGATATGTGACTGTCTACGACGTATCTGGAACAGCCAGTaagtaaataacaaaatgacaTCTTAATGACCTCTCGGACGGTCAGGGACAGCGTGGTCATTACACGCTGGTACAGCTTGTTACATTCCAAATATAGGTCAGAGAGTTTCTTCCAAATATCCATGTAATCCAGACAGCGTGGTCATTACACGCTGGTACAGCTTGTTACATTCCAAATATAGGTCAGAGAGTTTCTTCCAAATATCCATGTAATCCAGCGGCTTGAGAAGTTATCTTAATCATCATATGTGCCTACATTGTAATGATCTTAGAATCTTGTGATAATGGGTAAAACGTAAGCATGATAAAGGCAGTTGTTTAATATAGCAATATAAAGATATGCTttattacaatataaattaGAGCTACATATCTCATTGAGATCAAAGTACACACCAAATTTTAACCTTAGCTGTGAATCATGACAAACAGATTTTGTTAGATACTTGAACATATTTGGGAGGCCGTCAAAATCAGAAGGCCATGTATCGGTGAGAAACAGCAGATGTTTAGCATCTATCAAAAACCAGGGTAAAACTTTGATGTGTACTTTATGATCTATTGCATTAACATATTATAGAGCTGTATAATAaagatgtaaataaaacatacttGAAGCTGGAATTTTCGTTTACATGGCCTGCACGATACCACAAAGTCACGTGATTCCTACTGTTATTATTATATACTAACAGCTGCTGAAGAAGTGATATCAGATTctgaaataaatgaatattgtcttatatattatcatattggTGTCCTTTTTTCTCCAGTTGATCTGATGGAAGTGGATAATACAACCTGTGTTTTCCAAATCCACAAACTGAATGAGTACAGCCATGTTCAGGTTGAATGGGATGGACGGAAGCTACCGCGTTTCTGTAAAATGTCCTTCATTGGTAGGAGTGCAGTGGATGTTTTAAACAGATACCAAATGTGTGTGGAAGTCTTGGAATATGATATCGATACCTGCGATTTCGCAATGAAATTCTACAGTGGGTTCAATATGGAGCCAAGTCGGgtaattatgaaatgaaatgtttctttttaaatatatataatgctacacTTCTTTTGTCTGTCAAAAGATATGCCATTGTACCCGTGCTATTTCAGCCGCACACACCTTTGATCAACGTCAATAAGAAacctttttttatataattttcatcataactttaattttacatttgaatATATACGAAAAATTCAAATCCCTCAATATGAGGCTCATAACATATCAATTAGCCTCCGTAAAATAAACACGGGTTTATGATTTTATCCCGATTGCCACTGGAATTTGAGTTTCCTATAAGAAAACAATAATCTGTACTTGTATTTGCTGTTATAAAATACAGGCAGCATGTTGTGTTTAACCTATCTGAGTGTATACTGGAATTAAttgtaggtatgttatattattCACATTATTTAGAAATAAGCAAAAAAAACCGATAGCGCCAAATTAACCTCTGACAAGTTATTATCTCCTGTTATCTAGGAATATTCCTGCTATAGCGGATTACCTCCGAAGTTCTGTGCTGATGAAGAGACTTATTTAGACATCGAATTCGAAGCAGGATCTCCTTCTACATCCTCATTGACACTGACACTGACAGCAACACTGACGTACCACTACGACGGTAATCGTAAACATATTTTGACAGGTCAGCGCAGGGATAAACGCACTCATCatataaatttcatatattattgtaaatattcTACAGAACATGGATAAGTGAAGAGAATCCGCAAACAATAAcgtcattataaaaaaaactgaaccaataaatgaaattggaatatttaatcatatattAGCACGAAGAATCTTAGGAAAGTTCAAAACTTCAAGTTAGGGCCAATCTGGCCATGTCAATATTCCGTCATGTTCTTTAAGTGAGCAATTTAACATATTCTATGTATAGGTACCCCTCTATATTTTACTTCTGAATCAATCGTTAGTATTGAGCATTAAATCTagcttatataacacatataaatGGCATgtcataaaatgtttttatatatgtaataacaccagtgtgacgtcacaaatactttatgatgtcacaatgaaTATGTGCCGTCGTAAGATTTTCGATGCAgagaaaatgtacatgtaccgtcCGAGTCttttcagaaataattttgaaagtttttgcTTGTATTTTCACCAAGTCATATAATAAACAGGATCTTACACTCGTTGCTATGTAATATGCAATTGATTAAACGCGCTTAATTGTTTCAATATTACGTCCACTCATGTAAGATTCTCTAAATTGCAAATAGTAAACACATAATAATTCTTTATCGCAAACGAGTTAGACGATGAATGTTgactaaaacaaaaaacaaacaaaaacaaaaaaaaatcaagccAAGGTTGTTTACTTTTCTAAGGTAATTAAAAAGTGATCAAGCAATTATTAGCTAACATATCCTTAACTATATCGTTTTACTTGAATATTCCCTGAAGGGATTAACCACAttgaatattcatgaaatatatgGTCTTttcctataatatatatatatatatgttatcgtATAAATATGTGTGTAGTAATATTCCAGCGCAAAATGTGTTAGTATAAGTAAGAAAACGTGTGCCAAATTTCCTTGTGTACTTGTATAAAAATgatacagataaaacatgtttaaatgaaaattgaaataaacaaatattatcgGGCATATATTTCCATTACTtctaatgtttttatttttcacagaTACGGGTGACATGGCAGTAGTATACATAGGCGTAGGGATTGCTATCATTTCCGGTATAGTGATTGGGTGTGTTGTGCTGTACCTTATTTACCGATATAGGAATCAGCGATCTAATCCAGGGGTAATAATGCAGCCTGCTACATCTAACATACAAAACCATGCTGTTATCACCTCAGGACAACTGAACCAACCTTACATACACACTGGACAAGGTAAGGAATTCACACTATAAACAATTTTGAGAAATTTGTATCGAGAACAAATAGCATTAGCTTCATTGTAGTCATGGACTCTTTTTTTCATATTGTCTTCAATATTTACACCATCACTGTTTGTTTTGTCGTCTGATAAAATTAATTCAATGCAAAATCGAATAACAATAAACTCTTTCGCTGTAATTCTATAACGGAGAAAAGTGACATTAGATAGTTAAAATGACAGAATATATTTTAACCCAATGATTTGTTTCTAGGTGCTTACCAACCACAGCCAGCGGCAATGGTCGTCCAGCACTCCACACCTATCGCTCCGCCGATGTATTCGGAGACGTCGACAGATACATCAAAACCCCCTCCATTTCATTAGATCATTTGACAAGACGTGAACCTCTTGAAAAGCAGACTTTGTTGTTTATCGTAACAAGAGGATTACACAAAAGCAATTCAAGTTAATAGCAtgtgtaaatattaattttataataatttttttattaacatgACACTTCCCAAgagggttacatgtatatagaccCTGGATGAGCCAGAAACACAACCATGTACATCCCCTTCATCGAGACAGCAGCATGTGTCCGACAATTTACTTAGGTATACATTTACTTAGGTATATAACAACCAAGGTCAAGAAAGACATTCGAaagaacaagaaatatctttaaaaaagataaacggcatagttttaatgctggtggttaattatgatgtaaaactgctggtgaaataaatcaacgaactaatacttttcagcacggataacacaattatatcagtttgaataatttttagTTATGATAAGACTGCATTTgcatcaggaatataattttaacaaTGTGTCATTTTTAAAGATACATcaacttattcagcttgcattcaatcttaactttgtttcgttttaactgcatttctgtattttgaatttaccgctacattgaccaatcacacacttcatcttgaccagtaacgccacctgtcgcgtcatatctggggcaaaaagaatattatacggctatgccgaaaaacctGTTTAGAAACAGCAATGTATTTATTTGCACCACTAAGAGTATATTTCCTCGATACCGGTGTAAACTATCGTTATACGTATTgcattgtttaaatgttttgtttcaataaaaGACGTTTTACTGTTTAGACTttcttttttaacattttacaaaatgtcaaaatgatacAGATATTACATTGGAATTATAGTTTTACACAGTGCTAATTTATGATCTAGTTATCGCCATAGATGTATTTTAGTACTACACTTTagtattacatttatatattttctgtttatcatcaAAACGTCGCCACTATTGGAACACTGGGCGAACGATTATGCATCGAATTATTGTGATTTTAAACGCAGAAGTTAGCTTGACTTTGTTGTTTTGAAACGTTACAAAAAATTGACGATTTTCTGTCAAATATTCTTTTAATTTCCTCGAAGGATAGAATTAATTCACACACGAAAGGTATATCCGTGCCTTATTTATACCTTTAAAAGTTCATATTTATAGTCAGTACTTGATGTTCATATCAAAGTATTGATGTAAACGAACATTGTACAATTTGATCAATTGAATAGGAGAACAATCACCAAAGAGAAATCCAAACAAAATATCCAAGAATATGTTCATGTCGTTTACAAGTCTTTAATCATTGTTCCAGAGGTAACAAAAATAATCCCTTCTCTGACTGGGAGGCTCATCATAAAGTTTCCCTATGAAACAAGTATTTTTATCCTataactacgcttgtttcacaaaTGATATTGTacgtgataaaattcgtagcagtgtgCTATTGTTTTTGCTTAAACGCAGCtgtgtgtaaccactttctaagcctccgattggtcatttgtgaccccaacaaatctgattggctaacctctggcctttgaccacggactgTTTTTACTACACTCACTTATATTTTATTGtcgtctgtcttcaaaagatcaaCATGGATACGTTTTGTGGATTTGCTGGTGGTCAACATGACTGAGTGAGAGGGGTGTCCTCGTGGAAATGTCGATTGATCTGGGGTTTGagtcgtacgaaatataatatgatgattttaaaattgacaACGCACGGAAGCAAGATATTACATCGGTTATAGCAAAACCAAAACTGACATCCTACCTCCCCCTTGATTCTCGATATGCAGTGGACCCCAATAGCcatgaatgaattatcaaaacaatgaacaaaagTAATACCAAATGGTTAAATCGCTGTCTCTAATCGTggtcatttgaatgaaacgaTCGCGGCATCTAACGTAGGCCTAAGCCCATGGCTCCCCTTTTCCTGGTAGAGTACGTAGTTCGGTGTCATTCGGTACGGATATTGTaccaacaaaacaaattaaCGAATTAACACTTTCTTATCATTCCAATTATCTTTATTACGaatacaaatatgtaaaaatCATTTCGGAATATTTGTCTCGTGTAAGTAAACTGATGAGACtccgtgtaaacacactgacaaacgtgAAATACATATTGATCAGcactccagctcggtttccgaaatattttttgaaatgcACGGTGTcttaaatgaataaatctcagaatgaacatttaacatcacaaccagtaatagcatacctacgaaatccattaaaggaccgataattgaatctgacaatgattaggACCTAGTCTAATATTCAGCGATGACGTTCAACTTCGCGATGACGGTGTCGTCATCGAATATATTTGAGTGGAGTCATTAAACAAGCTAGACTATTAATAAATCGCACAGACACAAGGATTGTCAAACCaatatttcgttttgtaaaagtatatcatttacaaatctaaaatagatgataagctttcgttcTTAACGAACTATAATTTGTCgcgtagtgatttggttcacataatttagttgctacgttgggagaatttgaattttacaagcttacatttgtaagtaaagaagttatgggataaacgAAGTCCCCGACTCATgataattgttttttatttttatccaactctcaTTAGTTAATTTTCTCTGTGTCTTGCTAAAGCTgatgtcttttcaaaattagagaATTTACCTAGTCGAGtcggataaaaatgataaacaatctccactcgatggggaacctctatatatcGTAACGGGAACCGTAACATAAGTTCCCCTAACGATCTCCGCAGACATTATTAAGGGACATGTATCTGCATGATATcgaaatattgtttgttatgtcttactatacctatataccaaatttaaGCAAAACCGGACAAAATCTTAGTtgtgaccaatcagaggcctcGATCCATCTGGCCGGTCGGGTGACGAGTGAAAACTTGCGCACAAACGGTCATACACGAACACTCGTACTCAGTTTATTGTATTCCATTCCGCCCAACGGTTTTTGAGCAATATGTCGGAAACCTCTTCGACGGAAGAAAGAGGAAGACATTTGAGTAATAGTTAGATAAGTGTTCATATATCAATCCTAATTTGTATGTTAATAACCGTAGCTACCAAAACAACAACTTATCTCAATACATCTGGACACGATTAGATGAATGACCACACGAGAACATTGTAAAAGGCTTACTTGacgagataaatatatatatattaacatttacattgtTAAGTTTGTAACGACATCATAATGtaatttaatgttttgttttcaagtCAAGAAGTCTAATGAATCTGGTGGAGAACAAATGATTCGGAGGGGCTCATAATCATGGACTTGTTTACACTAGTTCCTAAGGAGTGTATACTGGGCAGTATTATAAAATGTATTCAGCTTATTCACATTGAAAATCACGGTTTCATTCATAAATTCGGTGTTGTTTTCCACACTTCAGTATGAGTCATGCGTAAAGTACGCTTGTACACCCGGATGTccataaaatgtaataaacacgCATCTgcgtatataacaatgacacatTACCTAACCTGTGTGTAGAGGGTAGACGTACCTGTATATTGGTCCTCAGGTAAGTGGTTTTAACGATCATTGTAAAGTATGGTCAGATTCACCTGAATGGCCATCAACATATGCTGTTAAACATACCTGAGCAAACTCGCCTCTGAGATCATCAAACAcaattaaagtttttttttattcttccagtaaaaaataatcatataatTATCATACCAATAAATGTGAATGAAATATAGTATTCAAAGTGTATGATGGTATAGTTTGAAATAATAGGATATCATATACCTACACACAATGTTAAATCAGTGTTTACAGTTCTTCGTCACTGATGTACGACAGCTTAAGCAGGCATACACCCAAGATGGTGGCTGTCGTGTATGTTGTTTCATGTTAAGTATCATATTGATGGGGTATATTGTTACGGTCCGGTCTGGGCtgttacatgtaacatgtgtgtaATAGGTATGTGTGTAGGAGTCAATGAGACAAGGGGAGGAGAGAGAGGTCGTGTGTACTGTCAGGGTTACTGtgactgatagtgtactggCCTGACCGGTATAATGCCGCTGTGAGTAGTAGGGTATACGGAAGGGAGATAGACGGATGGCGTCTCTTCCTTATACCACCGGGTGATACCGGAAGTTacgaatccgacggggagtatatacaaatccgacggggagtatctaCCCGAAGGGCGGAAGGACATGGCTGGGGTATGTTTTATTGTGTATACGCACGCTGGAGGAACCGCTGGAGTAGCGAAGGAGTGGATGAGCCCTTGGGGGATCGGAAGAGCGTCCGGAGGAGCAGAGGAGCCCCCTAGAGGATCAAAGCAAACGAATGTTTATGATAAGAAAGCATATTGTTTATCATTCGAATGTGGCATGTGACTCGAGTTCATgattagtttaaacaatatttttattcaatatttacatgtcatatatatgatacataataataaaaggattcagaaaaaagtatgaaaatacttatttaaatctGTCTCCTTAAATAATAGATTGGCGGGTGACAACACTGTATAGCCATTTATTAGTCAAAAAgtataacttaaaaacaaaactattgatgagacagagagagagagagagtggggggagagagagagggggagaggagggagagagagagagagagagatatgTAATGGGACCTAGTGATACTATAGGTATTACATAAGCAAAATGACATAATAAAACatagtaatataatgtaaatatacagcacTAGTGACCTCTTGGGACTCGTAAAATGGCactattaatttaaaaaacgtttggtttttaaaatataaagttggatgcaatggaaaatattttcattctctgTAATCGATAGATTTGGATCTCCGTATAGGAGCATATCAAAAGTGTAGTCTATTGGTAGATCTACAAAACATTCGTTTCTTACAATGGTATAGTTTGGACAAGACAATAGAAAGTGTTCAGTGGTTTCATGCGCTTGTCTACATGAACATACAGGGCTGTCGATAAGATTACGACTAAATAGATGGGCATTTAGAGAGCTGCAATTCATCCTCAATCTAGCATGATGAACCTGATCAGAACGTTTCCCATAACTATAATAAGGAGGGACTGTCGGTGAGTGTCTGTGTAGGTGTTTTTTCAGGTTACTAAGGGAGGGGCTATTTTCAATATCTGGGGGTAGTGAGTTCCACAGGTCAATAGAAGAAGGGAAGAAAAGAGTTTTTATAGAAGTTCGTTTTACAGAATACATTATTTAAGTTATCATCATCGCGTGTGTTACATTGATGAACGTCCATTCTGCGTTGAGGGAGTAAATTAGAAAGGTATGGGGGAGTGAGGTCAACAATCATTTTGTGTACCTGAACAATTTTCTTCACTTTACGGCGATATTGTAGAGTGTCCCACCCAGTTTCTTCATATAATTTAGCATGGCTTGTAAGTTTGGTCCCACCCGTTATAATTCTTGCAGCTTCCAGTTGAATATTTTCTAGAGATTGTGACTGTTGAATAGTAATATTATCCCAGACGATATCCCAATATTCTAGTATGGGCCTGATAAAGGAGAAGTATAAGGTTTGAAGTGAATTACTATCTATTTAAAATCTGAAACGTCTCAATATGGCTAGTTTATTTGATGCttttttaatcatataatttatatgttcaGACCAAGTACCGTCATGGGAGAGGAATAGCCCTATATGTTTATGATGTTTGACCTCACTAACAGGAACGTTATTCATGAATAATGTGGGGTGACGGGGTTTATTAATTTTCCTGCTCACTAAAAGAGATTCGGTTTTTTCTGGGTTAAACTTAACCAACCACTGTTCAGACCATTCATGTATTTTCCTTAAACAGTCATTTAACATATCAGCACAGTGAGTGGGAGTATCTACTATAGCATAAAGAGAAGTGTCGTctgcaaataattttattgtggTGTTGATGCcttcaacaatatcattaataaaaatcaaaaacaata
Above is a window of Pecten maximus chromosome 7, xPecMax1.1, whole genome shotgun sequence DNA encoding:
- the LOC117330526 gene encoding uncharacterized protein LOC117330526, which encodes MLLLMIFVLLGYVTVYDVSGTAIDLMEVDNTTCVFQIHKLNEYSHVQVEWDGRKLPRFCKMSFIGRSAVDVLNRYQMCVEVLEYDIDTCDFAMKFYSGFNMEPSREYSCYSGLPPKFCADEETYLDIEFEAGSPSTSSLTLTLTATLTYHYDGNRKHILTDTGDMAVVYIGVGIAIISGIVIGCVVLYLIYRYRNQRSNPGVIMQPATSNIQNHAVITSGQLNQPYIHTGQGAYQPQPAAMVVQHSTPIAPPMYSETSTDTSKPPPFH